A region of the Epinephelus fuscoguttatus linkage group LG13, E.fuscoguttatus.final_Chr_v1 genome:
TGTAGCTGGCCTGAGCTGGACATGCTGTAGTTTTTGTCTCTTATAGTGTGAGCACAGCATTAATTGGTAAGTTGATCgacagattaaaaataaattggcAATGATAAACAATTAATTGTTTGAGTAGAGGTGTCAGCAGAGGGGTTAGCTGGacaccaatgcaactgggcCTGAGAGCCACgaaaaaggttcacaggctgagatcaatacaaaaaaaagtacatttatttAGGGCATCTGTGCATAAAAAGAAAGGTGTACTTCACACTTTCATCACCGttctttttgtgcacagatgtccTAAAtaaatttttgattttttgtgttttcgtcCAGCCCAGTTTCTTTGTTGtgcaggtatctcctctgccgtccttTCTTGGTTGTCCGTCGTATCcaagataaacttttttgtAGCCCTAAGTAggtgcagtttcacagcagccctaagaCTTTGAGTAGAAGTGTCAAATAATCTCTGGTTACAGCCTCTCCATTGTAGGGATGCAACAGCATGATTACtgcattattacattattgttaacacacacacacacacacacacacacacacacacactgaaatcctTTCATActgaaaaccacaaataaaatTAGCAGCACTTTATTTTTGCTTGAACACAGTACCTTATGTTAACATATAAAAACCATATCAAATATGCCTTAATATTGAAGACCACCAGTGGCCATGCATCTGGGGGACTTTTGCAAACTTTGGTTGCTGCTGGACAAAACGTACTGTGAGTTTTTTCAAAGCTTGGTAATCAAACACTGTTTTAATGATAAGTAAAATTTATAGCAGTGATACTAACCATCAGGAATTTTACCACGGCTTATTGTGAAACTGGTCACTCCGCTCcattgtgaggatttgctgcttttttgttgttgttgttgttgttgtttatatcATCCTTGTACTGTAGAGAATATATTTGACCTTCGGAGTGTTAGTTGGACAGAACATTTGTAGATGTCACCTTGTGGATTGGGAAAGTTGGAAACATTAAATAGACCAAACTAGTAATCGAGaactaattaattaataataatcattataaacAGTCTGTTTATTGTAGATCTGTTCATGTGGTCTTAGCATGTGTTCACTGTATATGCTTTGCTTGAATTGTGTGTTCTGTGTAGTTGAGTTTTATTGTCTCATCACATtggattttttcattttacagcttaTTTTTGCGCTATTATTCCCTTatcattatatttattattatcagtgtGTACGTCTCATTTTTGTAGTAATATCTTCATTTtctcatcattatcattatttgtacatcttatttttgcatttgtgtCACCTACTCTATATGCATCTACAAATCAACCCCCAGTGACAAATGAAGTGTTGAAAGTGTTGAAATGTTTCCACAGAAAGAGTGTGTTATTCCTCAGAAGACAGACACTGATGAGGGAAAGTCACCGAAAcccaaaagaaagagaaaggtgAGTGTGGCGACATCTGCTGTTGCAAAATGGAACAACAGTCTTTAGGCTTTGAATACTACTGTACATAACTATATGCTGTttaccagaagaagaagacaatcACAGATGTCTTGTCCTCCTCGGAGCCAAAACCAGGCTGTCCAGCAGACCTGCAGAACGTGGTGACGCAGTACTTCTCAGATAAGCGCTCTGTGATCgagcaggaggagctgaaaTTGCTGGGTGAGTCGGGGGCAAGTCCCCTTTGACTTGGGAGTTCAAGTCAATATCTGCTGATCTATTGATTCACCAAGGTCACCATCTGCCTTCCTTCATCTTTCAGACTCCTGCTTCCTTTCCAGTAATGacttgacacacacactgtcatcatATCTGAAACAGGGTGAGTGTTTCCCTAAAACTGAAACCTTCTGTTGTCTGTTTACTTTGAACACACGTCTaacttttatttcctctttttgcTGTTAGTTTGTCCCAAGTGGTCAAAGATTCAAAAGCAGCACACACAACAGAGTTCTGTGGTTCTGCTCAtcgtctgcagctctgctctgcgaACCATCGAGCTCATCAAGTGAGTGACTCATCAGAGGTGTTAACTGGATTTCTTCTCTTACAactttttaattatatttacctgatttgttttgttattcCCAGGCAGCTGACAGCCTTCAAAGGTGAAGCCAAAGTACTGAAACTTTTTGCGAAACACATCAAGGTAATAGATGACGTCACAAGGATGCATGTGGTTTAAGAGATTTTTGTCGGAACAATATTAACAGTTCTCTTTTTGCTTGTCTTTTCTCCGTACAGGTAGAGGAGCAGGTGAAGCTGCTGCAAAAAGGTGTCACCCACATCGGAGTGGGGACACCTGGCAGGATCAGTGCTCTTATTGAGAAAGGCAAGTGTGGAGTGTGGACACGATCATTCTCCACTTCTGTGTTTGAGATCTTATTAATCTGCGTGAACTCTTATTCTTATCCAGAGGGTTTGAGCTTGCGGGCGTTGAAATACCTGGTTCTGGACTGGAACTGGAGGGACCAGAAGCTCCGCAGGATGGTGGACGTTCCTGAGGTGAGCTACTGCCCCCTGCTGGGCTGATAGGATAGCTTGTTTTGACTTAGAACAGCGCACATAAGTATATAAAGTTTTTTCTTATTGTTACTTCATTTGGATGCTTTGCCCTCACTGTgcaaagttttgttttaatattcagCTGCTGAAAGGGGTAAAGGTTTTTAGGGTGGCAGGGGTGGAAGGAAGGGAAGTACTCCGACCTTTTACTTTAAAACTGGAcactattttcccatgtttttgtgtctaagtgaatATTGGACAACTTTTTtccatattatatttaattttaatctaGAAAAATACATAGAGAAAACAGACTAACAAACATaatggaaacaaactaacaaaaagaaaaaagattgaCTAAATAATAGTAAACAAGCATAGTAATGGTGTTTGATATCACTTCAAACCTGATTTCTTTTTAGTTTAGACAGTatgatttaaattttattttatatttattctcAATATTACACCCAAGATCATCCACGTTATCAGTGTTTTGGTTCATTTtgcagaaagagaaaaataagtcAGATAAATTCTCAAGTAAAGAGGTAAAAATTGAACTCCAAAGTATGgtttacattttgttctacCTTGTCAATTTCAAGTGCCTTCATTATTTCAAGTGGTAATTGTAAAGAAACATGTTATTTGGCCCCAGATACTCTTATATTTATCATACAAACTCAGGGAACTAGTCTTGAGGATTCACCTTGAGAGACTTTGATACGATAGACTAAGCCATGTAGAGAAACAACGAGCACTGGTGGCATTTTCACAAGAATAATCCTCTTGTACAATATGTGGCAGAGCAGGAGAAGCTTTCCAACAACCTAACAGGGAAATTAATGGGTCAAGTGCAATTTGAATGTTGTAAATATTACAGCACCAATAGAAGATTTCCTGCCATAAAGGAACAATCTTAGGACAAAACCAGAAAGTGTGACCCAGAGTACCTTTTGCAAAACTACATCTCTCAGTCAGCAGATACATTAGGATACATTTTGTTAATCATTTCTTTGGAATAATGTAATCTATGCATGACCTTGAACTAAAtcaattattatttatcatttataatgagaaagagagagagagagagagagatatgcaggacatatggtaatgacagtagcttacaacaacattaatgaaagtaataatattataattataattctggctattctggtacaatatgtttaaagtatatattaatatctgatagtatacatatgtgacaataatcatatgtgttcAATAACAGtagaagaaacaaaagaaaaaggttgacctctgtagggatcttttctataatgttgtcagacactcatgataacaatctgagcctgtcagtggcaaaaacaagcacttttagtcgACATAAATTGATGGTGTGCTATTACCCATTAGCTGCATCCTGTTTTGCTGCGGGTGGCTGCAGTGcacttgctcaatactggactaaTGTCAAAGAGTGTTGTCTCccttagtcacttagacacaaaaacatgcgtccatgttaaaagaaaaaatcaagttaccctttaagtaaaagcagaaatacCATGGTCTAAAAATACACCTTTAAGAGTAAAAATCCTGTATTGAAAAGTCAGTTTAAGTCAGAGGGATTATCAGCAAAAGGCACTTtgagtaaagtaaaagtacatctTATGCATAATGGTTCCTTTTGAAGTGCTATAgaatattatattattctgTTTAATCACTAGCAGGAGTATTTTGATGTTCTGCCTCATATTGTAGTaatgctgtgtgtttttatgtaaaaaGTAATTAGTGACTGTGTCAAATCAAAGTAGTGGAGtcaaagtataaagtagcataaaatggaaatacaaatACTTGTGTCCTACATGAGTAAATGTAAGTTACATTCCTCCACTCTTTCTCCTAGTGACTAAATTTTTGTGTTGTACGTCATATGTTTGTGTCTATTTCAGGTCAAACTGGACTTCATGAAGCTGCTGGAAAGTGGTATCCTGAACGCTTGCAAAGAAGACAAAGTCAAAATTGGACTATTTTAACTGCACATTGTAAAGACGCCTTGATGTTTAAAGCTACATACTGATGTTCCTCGCCGCACGCCGAGGGGCCTCATCctgtttgttttcccttttgtgtcagtgtgaaaTCTGTGCTGTGCTTTTACTATTTTCAGAGGCTGTGTCAAATGTGCGGTGTTGTTTATTCACTGTTGTTGTCCAATGCGACGTCCCAGTGTGATGGATTGAATAAACGCACTCAGAATGAAACTCGCATCCTTTTGTTTGTGTAGTCTGACCTTGGGAAGTCTCTCCTACTGAGTGTGTGAGGTCATGAGTTTACGTGCCCACTAGGAAGTCCCATTTATCATAACATCCTTTtgataaagtgttttaaagCAGCACGGAGGGGGACCAGAACCAACAGATTATCTCCCacagcaaataaaataaagatataaaCTACATGTCTGTCATTTTGAAGTGAGTAAACAGGAACCTGTGTTTGTCTTGTAAAAGGCAGCACAAACCACAATCGCAAAGAAACATGGAagtaacagaaaacagaaagaggTAGTTAAGTAAAGGCTTGTGGTTAATTAGTAACAGGCCACAACGGTCTCCCACACCCTGCAAGGCCTGCTGGGAAAATCTCTTGGCAGGcggagtggtgtgtgtgtgtgtgtgtgtgaagcaagATATCGCTGAAATAACGAGCAGGAAGAGGAGATAGAACAGCGCTTTCTCTGACACACTTTTTGGACCTCTCACTGTTTTCGAGTTCCTGTTCTGTCCGTAAGCGAAAGTCCCTCTCATGGGCAAAGTGAAGGGCAAGTCTGGGACCTTGGCTCGGAGGCCAGACAACTCGGCTTTCAAGCAGCAGAGGCTACCTGCCTGGTCTCCAATGCTCACGGCTAACACTGTGCTGCCTTTCTTCTACCTAATGTCTTTGATATGCATGCTACTGGGAGTATGGCTGCTTCTTACAGTGCAGAGCACACAGGAAATAAAGGTGAGTGTGGGTGTTTCTGAAATTTTCACTTGCTTATGTAGCAGGATTTTATCATGTGGAAATACTGCAGTAAAATACACAaagtatatatgtgtatgtgtgtgtgtgtgtgtgtttgtgtgagagggacagagagaggaagagaccgaATGCCCCTGTGTGCAATAAAACAGGGAGTgacaaagagaggaaagatcCAAGGTTATGTTTGAGTTTGGTAAACAGGAACAGTTTAGTTGCAATTTATTCTACTCTTTAATTAACTCTCTCCTGTCTTTTTCAGCTGGACTATACTGAGGCCGGGACGTGTAATATATGTTTTGAGAAGCGTAAAAATGTGAGCAATGCAGCACAGCCCTGCAGCTGCACGGTGGTGTTCAATATTGACAAAGCATTCAAGGTAACGGTCTCTAACGTTTTACAATATAGTGTGATGAAACATCTTGGTCACCTACAAGCCTTTTCTATGAGTCTAAATGCATGTATGGTTGAAATGGGTCCTTGATTTAAGATACTTTAAATAATATATTCCAAGGTCAAGTATTAACTTTCTCACTCAGTGTTCAACATGTcccttttccactgctttcATTTCTTGTCCTTGCTGTAAAGCTTAAAATCAGAATTAAAGTCTGAGCATTTTAACACCTCTGCTGATGATAATGCATCCTGCTACTGTTTCAGGGAGACGTCTTTTTCTACTATGGCCTCCGAAACTTCCATCAGAACCTCCGCAGATACATGGACTCCAGAGATGATGGACAGATGGTTGGCAGGAAGAAAAACTTAAAGGTAGttacactttttttccccttcatttATCAAAGTTACATTGTTTGGACTCTTTATTCACTTTtagtattttatgtattttatgatAGCTTGTTTTTAAAATTGCAAGGGTACACTCCTTTGTTTGCCTTTTGATACAGCTGAGGACTAAAAAGCTTTTTAAAGTAGCAGTacaacagtgtaaaaatacaagaaaatctTGCATTCAAAATCTTCAAGGAAGCCCTCACCACCAAAGTGACtctttgtgtatcagttactcagaCTGTTATCTTAAATTAATTTTCTCACTTGTCTCCACAGTAAACAGgcaccacatttaacaacaacaaaactatgtaaaaccatcagtttacaaactaaTGCAACTAGTGCAGTATGACCCAAGTGTAGAAGCTAGTCTATTACTGAGCCACTGAGATGTTTAAACCCGGAGTGACCTGAgacctgtatcacgaagcgagatcaacctttcctgggttacccagacctgtcctgggttgactaaccctaacaatggcaatcaggataatcggtatcacaacgctggatatcaactcggtaactcaacccagggttgctttatcaagagccgtgaacacGCACGCAGcgaaccaatcacaatcatgagagaagcgcagcgtcactgagcatCCTCATAGAGCACcatatgtgaggggaaaaaagtatttcttgtgaggatcagagattaatacTACTAAAacatgaggaggagaaaagcaacattataGAAAAGGCCAAcgccgtggcagctgcaggaggaggaaacatgcgtggcaatgCATAatgggatgaataatgtttagttttagtttagattagtttatttgcacataatgtgaaaaacagacagtataaaatttacaagattaaaaaaaagaaaagtgccggagaggttagaagccactaaaagcttatcaaagaaattcccctgtcaaaacatcaatgaaatcacgtagagaaggaaaaaaaatgggttaggaaagaagaaatagaggaggagagagggaaaaatcaagacaacacaaggtagcaaataaaattatgtgtaggttaaattactcatcactggttcaagtagctacagtacctgtacctgtacatctgacactgatcacacccttgaatcccatgaaatcaatgctgcgcagatgaattgtgtgtattacaattatcgtctaacatcattgcgtctgatgaattggtcttctttgtcataacattatatatgctacaataaagcttaaagctgacgccacaattaaatcatatcaacaccaaattgatagtctgaataaaatcatcctgatactgagctgtgttagaaattaacagctgcgcaaaaatatacctagtctccctctttaaaaaacaaaaaggaaaatccctcaaacaccatgaagtgtagacatgataggctactttccacatttccagcagcaaagctgtcaattaggcccattatctttaacagggatcatttcctccaacaaaacaaaatgttggcactaattaatggtgctattaagtgtccgcaaatgatcagtttctttcttatgaaggggtgggatgaagtTTCGACTTCTTtgcactcctttttgaacaatcttttcattgtctgttgctgttggtttcttttcttttttaatgttcaaaataaactttcaaatcaaaatcaatcaaattaataattaaaattcccgtcatgactgggctgcatttctgtcagcggagtcatttttttccgaacagctgattggccagtgggtggtgctttttataggatcagattcaaccctgaacttaccctgctctggagcaggatAGCTATTCAGAGTAAGTTGCCATGGttatctaccccgataagaactgaaccggcttcgtgagaccgaaaacccagggttaaccctggagttacctcgctaagacattaatcctgcttcgtgacaCAGGCCCCTGGTTGACGCACCTGACTTGAGTTTGATTTACTGTACGCCGCGTTGAGTCCGTATCGAATCCACAGGTTTTTCTCGGTTGCAGCAAAAACAATTTATTTCCTCCATGCAAGTGTAGACCACCTGCGCATGAGAACATCACAGTGACACCTTGTGTTCATAACAGTGAACTACCAAATAAATCTTGGATTATTTAACAAACAAATTTGGCTCCTACTCACCCGCCTGTAACTGTCAATGGCCAGCAGACataacaattacaaaaagaGTCAAATCATGTTATTACACCCAAAGTACAGATCAACATATCTACTCTCCATGCACTAAATAAAGTTTTGTCACTGGTCACTCAATGACGCTGGATTTTGTCTGTAGTCTCACAGAACAAACAAGTCCATGCTTATCTGGAAAAAACTCCAGAACCCTGCCAAGTGGCCATGAACCACAAGGAGTTGAAGAATCCATGACTACTAcgatggattactgttaatttattatgatgatctgttctgtacgacatctattgcacgtctgtccatcctggaagagggatccctcctcagttgctcttcctgaggtttctaccattttttttccccccgttaaaggggttttttggggggagtttttccttatccgctgtgagggtccgaAGGAcggagggatgtcgtatgctgtaaagccctgtgggacaaactgtgatttgtgatattgcgctttataaataaaattgattgattgatgtctCCAGCACCCAAACTCCTTTTCTTCAGGTTCCATTTTTGTCTCTCTTGAAGCAAAGGCAAGAACTCCTGTGTCCATCTCTTCCAGAAAAGATCTGAGAGGTACTGCACCTGCCTCTAGCGCCTTCTAGGGTTGTGCCGATGGGCGATCCGATCAGTGCTTCCACCTGCTCGACactaaaggcccgaacatactcgggtggaACGTACgtggagcggactccgcggaggtctgCCCGGACCAAAAGTGGACGTCCAcaagccctgtgcacgcaaagctcagattttacgaccgcacgGACTCCGCTCTGTGCACCAgcggtgaacaaaccaaacaacacaatgtcaggagaaattgaaaagatatgccgtctatgtaaagtcaacttgctaattaaggagccattacatgttcaagagttTTATAAAGCTTCTTCGACTCCAGCGCCATCTTATCTTCTTGTCTACTCTCCTTGCCACAGCGACGCGTAATGACCCCCCCCCCATCCCAATCCTCTGAGAGCTTGGTAATTGGTCGGTCATTCAAAATGGCCTCCACTTCACAGAACACCATCTGCAGCCCATCATCATCCAATCTCTGCTGGCGTAGGACTGAGCTGATGCTTTTCTTTTCACCAGGCTTCTCACCATCCGTTCCCACATACCACCATGGTGTGAACCCTGCGCCAGAACACCTTGAATCCTGTCCTGGTTCAAAACAGCAAGAGCCTCCTTCAATTCTCTTTCCGCCCCGATGAAGTTCGTACCGTTGTCTGACTTTAGGCTTGTGACTTGTCCTCTTCTGGTGATAAAATGCCGCAAAGCATTTATGCATGCGTCTGTTTCCAGCGAAACTGCTACCTCCAGATGGACAGCTCTGCTCACCATACGGGTAAATATGACTCCATATCGCTTGCAGGTTGATCTTCCCTACCTTACTTCAACTGGTCCTAAGCAATCTACTCCAGTGTTGGTAAATGGTGATAGATCAGGAAGAATCCTTTCCTTAGGAAGATTGGCTATCGTTTGTTCCACCGCTCTTCCATTGTAGCATCTACCAAATCCACATTCAGCAATGATTTTCCTAACAGCTGAATTGGCATTGGTGATCCAAAACCTCATAGTGGACAGTGTGTCTTTGGAGAGAATGAGTGgatgtttcacttcctccagcTTAGATCCTCTGTTCAATCTTCCACCAACTCTCAAGAGTCCATCTTCCAGGATTGGATCCAGCTTGTATATGGAACTATGTTGACTCAAGGCTTTCCCAGATGACAGTGCAGAAATCTCCTCACTGAATGTGTCGCTGACAATAACAAATGATGGCATCAATTACGTTGCAGCAGCCGCGCAAGAATAAGGAGTAAGCTTGGGAGTGCTTTCACGTCCTCAGATTCTATTGTTTGCTATGCCAAAGCCTTTTCCATGTAAGCAGTTGCAATTTTATATGGATTAATATATGTTCCTATAGAACGTTTTCCGCCACTGCATAGCCACGCTCAGGAGCCATATGTTGGCAGCTGTGCACTAGGATTTGAGGTTGATACAAACAGATAATACAGATAATACAAACAATCAGCTTCTCCTGACAATGTGTTTTCCTCTTGCTGTTCATCAAGCGCATCTTGCTggtttgaaacagtttttaatCGTTGCACACTTTCCTTTGGACAGACATCCATTGGCTTATGGAGTGTTAATGACCTCTTTTGTGTGCCATTTTGCTGCATCGATTTGCATGTTCCAGGTTTGAACTCCTTTGCCATGGGGTTTAAGACACTGACAgattccttttttctttttccatttccacatAGGAATTCATGGCATTTGAAGGTGCTCGAGAAGAACTTTTCAGGTCGAAGTCCTGTAATACTACTAGCTTTGCAGCCGACGCGCCTAATTGAGTTTCCAGTTCAAGCTGCTCTTTTTCCTCTTCAACCgttgtccctcctcctccagggCATGTCTCACCTTTAAAGCTGCCACTCGAGCCATGAGGGCAGCTCTCTCAGCCTCTGCCTTTACTTGAGCAGAGGATGTACTTGATCTACAACTGTTAACACTCCTTTGACTATACCGTTTGCTACCAACATTGGAGAAACCGTCTTCAGGATTAATATCAGCACcaacaattttattttcattacctTCATTGCATGAAACCCACCTTTTTGCATTAGCAATACACTCATTATTTGACAGCATTTTTGCTTTAAACCATTCTTCATTTCAGATTCATGCATGCCTTTTGCATCTTCACTCATCTCAATCAATTCATCGAGAGCATTTTGTACTTCAGTTTTATCACCCTTTAACATCAAACCATGcatggatgttttttaaagcatttgctttgtttagtttgGCTTTTCTACCATTTTGCAACCTGTCTAATTTATCGGCAAGTGCTTTATCAGTGAGCTTAACCATCCGTTTTTTGAGTTTGGGTTTCAACACCACCAACCACACTACTAGCAATTTGTCCATAAATCCTGCTAGTGACGTCCGCCACAACATCGCAgtctattaataataataatgcattggGTTTATGCCATGTTATGTGTTCACACAATTTAAATGGCCATTGAACAGTGTAGCGCTCCACGTCGCCTCCGCAAGCATGAACAATGTCCATTTAGTtccaaaaaagaccaaaacatttGGCATATGGTGTGTCAAACATTTAGCGCCGTGGCGGTCAAGAATCCTTTGCCCTTCTGGGTCAGACACCTGACGACAACAGTGACCCGCCTACCTTTACACCTGTGCATGAGAACACAACAGCGACACCCTGTGTTCAAAACGGTGAACTACCAATTAAATCTTGGATTATTTAACAAACATATTTTGCTCTTACACTCAggctcatttatccagtcgtgtgctcagtacttcccaaacataaACATTTTGGCGAGACTTAGACTTTGCTTagacttagattatactgcatgggctgtgtgagagtttgcaaatcaatgttttaatatagttttttatagcttttgttaaatgtggaaaaaatacaaaaacagaaattgctCCTTATGCAAATTTTAGTCGTATCACCTCATGTGACATATCAGGCCCTTTTGTattcttgtatttgttttttttttttcaatttgtttttgtgtactGTTTTCTGAGTCTTCAGTTTGGTCATTTGGACCCTGATTAACTCAATTCATGAGGTAACACATGATGGGTggttgatatacaaatggtcatttcacTGGTAAAGTACTTTCAAGTAAAGTGTTTACAGAGATGTGTACTTAAATTGTCAAAGTTAAAAATGGCATTTATGTGGCAGAATGGCCCCTCAGTGGTAAATTTTTGCATGTTATAATATTGTTTAATTATTGCTGCTTAAGCACTGCATACGCAGCATTTTCATGTTGTAGTTGGGGAGGTTTTAACAACTCATACCTTGTTTCCTGACTAGAACCCAAGTACATACTGCGAACCCTTTATTAAAGACCAAAATGGACTCCCCATCGCCCCCTGTGGTGCTGTGGCCAACAGCATCTTCAATGGTAAGCACCATTCCTTACACACTTACCAATCATCACATTCATCCTACACTTACTTTCCACtgtcatttgcattttaaaggTAAACTTTGATGagtttcccatgtttttgtgtcaaagtgacaAATGGGAACAACCAGTTTTGAAAGTGGTCCAAGAGCAAGACAGCTGTAGCTGACAGTGACAGGTTACACTGTAAACACTCGGGCAGGTTCGCTTGTCAATTTCCGTTCACCATTACAGTGTTCTTGGTTCTGTttcagtttgagacttacttcccTGGTTTCTGACTTTGAGAGACAGTAGCTTATGCCCATAGATATGAATTAACTTTTCTtcagccatggaaataacatattggaattatTGATTTAGGTGTTGATCCCCTTTAACTCTTCTGTTATCACAGACTCCTTCACTTTCACGTATGGTGGTCCCACTGGTCCTCGAGTCCAGGTCCCTCTGTTACGAAAGGGCATCACCTGGTACACGGACAAAAATGTGAAGTACCGCAAcccaaagaatgaaaacatgaccCTGGCTCAGGTGTTTGAAGGTAAGTAAAGGACGTAACCTTGgatcaaacacacattcagatCAAATTAGTGTCATTCATCACATCTGATTTATGATTACCACATAGGCACAGCAAAGCCCCTGTACTGGCAGAAGCCTGTGTATGAACTCGATCCCC
Encoded here:
- the cmss1 gene encoding protein CMSS1 isoform X1, whose product is MGDDLGDEWWAHEGKSDVSDAEEETQQDEQPTEKPNLKTKPEKRKSVTEKTAKAKKKKKNEQKECVIPQKTDTDEGKSPKPKRKRKKKKTITDVLSSSEPKPGCPADLQNVVTQYFSDKRSVIEQEELKLLDSCFLSSNDLTHTLSSYLKQVCPKWSKIQKQHTQQSSVVLLIVCSSALRTIELIKQLTAFKGEAKVLKLFAKHIKVEEQVKLLQKGVTHIGVGTPGRISALIEKEGLSLRALKYLVLDWNWRDQKLRRMVDVPEVKLDFMKLLESGILNACKEDKVKIGLF
- the cmss1 gene encoding protein CMSS1 isoform X2, which gives rise to MGDDLGDEWWAHEGKSDVSDAEEETQQDEQPTEKPNLKTKPEKRKSVTEKTAKAKKKKKNEQKECVIPQKTDTDEGKSPKPKRKRKKKTITDVLSSSEPKPGCPADLQNVVTQYFSDKRSVIEQEELKLLDSCFLSSNDLTHTLSSYLKQVCPKWSKIQKQHTQQSSVVLLIVCSSALRTIELIKQLTAFKGEAKVLKLFAKHIKVEEQVKLLQKGVTHIGVGTPGRISALIEKEGLSLRALKYLVLDWNWRDQKLRRMVDVPEVKLDFMKLLESGILNACKEDKVKIGLF
- the tmem30c gene encoding transmembrane protein 30C, yielding MGKVKGKSGTLARRPDNSAFKQQRLPAWSPMLTANTVLPFFYLMSLICMLLGVWLLLTVQSTQEIKLDYTEAGTCNICFEKRKNVSNAAQPCSCTVVFNIDKAFKGDVFFYYGLRNFHQNLRRYMDSRDDGQMVGRKKNLKNPSTYCEPFIKDQNGLPIAPCGAVANSIFNDSFTFTYGGPTGPRVQVPLLRKGITWYTDKNVKYRNPKNENMTLAQVFEGTAKPLYWQKPVYELDPLDPTNNGFINDDLIVWMREAAFPNFKKLYGVLYRAQKPFSKGLPVGNYSIDISYNFPAQYFRGRKEVVLTTLTWFGGQNHFLPVAYLVTSCLILLIAIVLTVAWYKFGKNGRNMEE